A single Comamonas sp. NLF-1-9 DNA region contains:
- a CDS encoding DEAD/DEAH box helicase has product MTDNFARQRAVPSVSVTYARNGVSTKANALGMRPMQERAYEKRGEQYLLIKSPPASGKSRALMFVALDKLANQGIKQAIIVVPEKSIGASFNDEPLAKYGFWADWHVEPKWNLCNAPGTDNGGKVKSLGAFLESDDKVLVCTHATFRFAVDAYGVEAFDDRLIAVDEFHHVSANPDNKLGQHLGQFIARDKTHIVAMTGSYFRGDAEAVLAPTDEARFDTVTYTYYEQLNGYEYLKQLDIGYFFYSGPYVDDILNVLDPAEKTIIHIPNVNSRESTKDKMREVEHIIEALGEWQGIDAATGFQLVKRPDGRVLRIADLVDDEPSKRDRVSAALKDPAQKNNREHVDIIIALGMAKEGFDWIWCEHALTVGYRASLTEIVQIIGRATRDAPGKTRARFTNLIAEPDAAEEAVTEAINDTLKAIAASLLMEQVLAPRFEFKPKNPDNRPTPGFDYGEGGYDPGRCNIGVNERTGAYQIEINGLAEPKSKEAARICQEDLNEVIAAFVQDKPAIERGLFDEELVPEELTQVRMGKIIKDKYPELDAEDQEAVRQHAIAALNLTQQAKRLVTEGEGDGSSPNTALIDGVRRFAMDVRELDIDLIDRINPFGEAYAILAKTMSEDSLKQVAAAISAKRTSITPEDAKAIAIRAVGFKRERGRAPSVTSQDAYEKYLAEGAAAFMRFRAEGRYE; this is encoded by the coding sequence ATGACCGATAACTTCGCCCGGCAGCGCGCCGTCCCCTCCGTTTCTGTCACCTATGCCCGCAATGGTGTCTCGACCAAGGCGAATGCCCTTGGGATGCGGCCGATGCAGGAACGGGCTTACGAGAAACGGGGAGAGCAATACTTGCTCATCAAGTCACCCCCCGCATCGGGCAAGAGCCGGGCGCTGATGTTCGTGGCACTGGACAAGCTGGCGAACCAGGGCATCAAGCAGGCCATCATCGTCGTGCCGGAGAAATCCATTGGTGCCAGCTTCAATGACGAGCCGCTGGCGAAGTACGGCTTCTGGGCCGACTGGCATGTTGAACCAAAGTGGAACCTGTGCAATGCGCCAGGCACCGACAACGGGGGCAAGGTGAAGTCGCTGGGCGCGTTTCTCGAAAGTGACGACAAGGTGCTGGTCTGTACCCACGCGACCTTCCGCTTCGCAGTCGATGCCTATGGTGTGGAGGCGTTCGACGACCGCCTGATCGCGGTCGATGAGTTCCACCATGTATCGGCCAACCCGGACAACAAGCTCGGCCAGCACCTGGGTCAGTTCATCGCGCGAGACAAGACGCACATCGTCGCCATGACCGGCTCCTACTTCCGTGGTGACGCCGAAGCCGTCTTGGCACCGACAGATGAAGCCAGGTTCGACACCGTCACCTACACCTACTACGAGCAGCTCAACGGCTACGAGTACCTCAAGCAGCTCGACATCGGCTACTTCTTCTACAGCGGGCCTTATGTCGATGACATCCTCAATGTCCTCGACCCTGCGGAGAAGACCATCATCCACATTCCCAACGTCAACTCGCGCGAGAGCACGAAGGACAAGATGCGCGAGGTGGAGCACATCATCGAGGCGCTGGGGGAGTGGCAGGGCATTGACGCCGCGACCGGCTTTCAGCTCGTCAAGCGGCCGGATGGCCGCGTGCTGCGCATCGCCGATCTGGTGGATGATGAACCATCGAAGCGCGACCGCGTGTCCGCCGCGCTCAAGGACCCCGCGCAGAAGAACAACCGCGAACACGTGGACATCATCATCGCGCTGGGCATGGCGAAGGAAGGCTTCGACTGGATCTGGTGCGAACACGCGCTGACCGTGGGCTACCGCGCCAGCCTGACCGAGATCGTGCAGATCATTGGCCGTGCCACCCGTGATGCACCGGGCAAAACCCGTGCGAGGTTTACCAACCTGATCGCCGAGCCGGATGCTGCCGAGGAAGCGGTCACCGAGGCCATCAACGATACGCTGAAGGCCATCGCGGCAAGCCTGCTGATGGAGCAGGTGCTTGCGCCGCGCTTCGAGTTCAAACCCAAGAATCCCGACAACCGCCCGACGCCGGGTTTTGACTATGGCGAGGGTGGCTATGACCCGGGCCGCTGCAACATCGGTGTCAATGAGCGGACAGGGGCGTACCAGATCGAGATCAACGGTCTTGCCGAGCCCAAGAGCAAGGAGGCAGCGCGAATCTGCCAGGAGGACCTGAATGAAGTCATCGCGGCCTTCGTGCAAGACAAGCCGGCCATCGAGCGCGGCCTGTTCGATGAGGAGCTGGTGCCCGAGGAGCTGACGCAGGTTCGCATGGGCAAGATCATCAAGGACAAGTACCCCGAGCTTGACGCCGAAGATCAGGAGGCGGTGCGCCAGCACGCCATTGCCGCCCTCAATCTCACCCAGCAGGCCAAGCGGCTTGTTACCGAAGGCGAGGGTGACGGGTCGTCACCCAACACCGCCCTGATCGACGGCGTGCGCCGCTTCGCAATGGACGTGCGCGAGCTGGATATTGACCTGATCGACCGCATCAACCCCTTTGGCGAAGCCTACGCCATCCTGGCCAAGACCATGAGCGAGGACAGCTTGAAGCAGGTGGCGGCGGCCATCTCGGCCAAGCGCACCTCAATTACCCCTGAAGATGCCAAAGCAATCGCCATACGCGCGGTTGGGTTCAAACGGGAACGCGGGAGGGCTCCATCGGTGACTTCCCAGGACGCCTACGAAAAATACCTCGCCGAAGGCGCGGCCGCTTTCATGCGTTTCAGGGCGGAGGGGCGCTATGAGTAA
- a CDS encoding YhcG family protein, with the protein MSTDDAKPVKLTPAPEGYADWLADLKTRIHTAQQRAALAVNRELVLLYWQIGQDILARQAAQGWGAKVIERLSQDLRSAFPEMKGFSPRNLKYMRAFAEAWPDQSFVQEVLAQLPWYHQLALLDKLPGPKTRQWYAAKAIEHNWSRNVLVMQIETRLLERSGKAETNFELTLPKPQSDLARESLKDPYRFDFLGLTDEAQERAVEDALVKHVTEFLLELGAGFAFVGRQVLLDVGGDEFFIDLLFYHLKLRSYVVIELKAGKFKPEHLGQLGFYLTAVDEQVKHPQDNPTIGLLLCKSKNKVVAEYALRQNAKPLGVAEYKLIESLPPELASDLPSIEQIEQELMGNDADTANADDKS; encoded by the coding sequence ATGAGCACCGATGATGCAAAACCTGTCAAGCTGACACCAGCACCCGAAGGCTACGCTGACTGGCTGGCCGACCTAAAGACTCGCATCCACACTGCCCAGCAACGCGCCGCTCTGGCGGTCAACCGTGAGCTGGTGCTGCTGTACTGGCAGATTGGTCAGGACATCTTGGCGCGGCAGGCCGCGCAGGGGTGGGGTGCGAAAGTCATCGAGCGGTTGTCGCAGGACTTGCGCTCGGCCTTTCCTGAGATGAAAGGCTTTTCCCCACGAAACCTGAAGTACATGCGTGCTTTCGCCGAAGCATGGCCGGATCAGTCATTTGTGCAAGAGGTGCTTGCACAATTGCCGTGGTATCACCAATTGGCCTTGCTGGACAAGCTGCCTGGCCCCAAAACCCGCCAGTGGTACGCAGCCAAAGCCATTGAGCACAACTGGTCGCGCAATGTGCTGGTGATGCAGATTGAAACCCGTCTATTGGAACGCAGCGGTAAGGCAGAGACCAATTTTGAGCTGACTCTGCCCAAGCCGCAGTCTGACCTGGCGCGCGAGTCGCTGAAAGACCCGTATCGCTTCGATTTTCTTGGTTTGACCGATGAGGCGCAGGAGCGTGCGGTCGAAGATGCGTTGGTCAAGCACGTCACTGAATTTCTGCTGGAGTTGGGCGCTGGTTTCGCCTTTGTTGGGCGGCAGGTGCTGCTGGATGTGGGGGGTGACGAGTTCTTCATCGACCTGCTGTTCTATCACCTCAAGCTACGCAGCTATGTGGTCATCGAGCTGAAGGCCGGCAAGTTCAAGCCCGAGCATCTTGGCCAACTGGGCTTCTATTTGACAGCGGTGGATGAGCAGGTCAAACACCCGCAAGACAACCCCACCATCGGCCTGCTGCTGTGCAAGAGCAAGAACAAGGTGGTGGCCGAATACGCGCTGCGCCAGAACGCGAAACCGCTGGGTGTGGCCGAATACAAGTTGATTGAATCCCTGCCGCCGGAGTTGGCGTCAGATTTGCCGAGCATCGAACAGATCGAACAGGAATTGATGGGAAATGATGCGGATACAGCCAATGCGGACGACAAGTCATGA